The stretch of DNA caattaacaatctgaataaactccccaatagaatgctgtctGGATAATATAAGactcattgataggatgcaagactgggcggagaagtggcagatggagttcaacccagataagtgtgaggtggttcattttggcaggtcaaataggatggcggactataatattaatggtaggactcttggcagtgtgaaagatcggaaggatcttggggtccgagttcataggacgctcaaagcagctgtgcaggttgaggctgtggttaagaaggcgtatggtgtattggccttcatcaatcgaggaattgagtttaggagtcgtgagataatgttgcagctacataggatcctggtcagaccccacttggagtactctgctcagttctggtcgcctcattacaggaaggatgtggaagccatagaaagggtgcagaggagatttacaaggatgttgcctgggttgaggagcatgccttatgaggataggttgagtgagcttggccctttctcctcggagagacgaaggatgagaggtgacctgatagaggtgtaaaaGATGTTGATAAGCATAGattgagtggacagtcagaggctttttcctcgggctgaaatggttgccacaagaggacacaggtttaagctgctggggagtaggtacagaggagatgtcaggggtaagtttttcactcagagggtggtgggtgcgtggaatgggctgccagcaacggtggtggagacggattcgatagggtcttttaagagacgttTAGATAAGTACGTGGAACTTAgtcagatagagggttataggtaagcctagtaatcgctacggtagggacatgttcagcacaacttcgtgggctgaagggcctgtattgtgctgtagtttttctgtttttatgtttctaagaCTCATGAATGAAACAAAGACTTATAAATTCCAGTCATTCTCAAAAGGATATGTAGGCAACCAGGCACTTGTTAGAAGTCTGAAGGTCtttgctgttcaggtctgacacaTCTTCCGAGTTGACCTATTTTTCGACTGTACGTGGTAAGTTTTATGAAGACATACAttaaactgcaggattctatatgaGAGACTCGCCTCTCCTTCTGACTAAAGAAGTGGCAAGGTTACTCTAACCGTTATTTCCCTTTGTCTGGGTTTAAGTACCTagaattacctcacagtattcctgcaatttgaggctgtcaacaacacttcaaatttgaattcaattggctCGGTGTCTTTTGagtgcttgctttaaactcattggtccaaatcaaaagcctgttttgcaaTGCTGGAACTCTGGCTGCTAGGTTTttcccagtaaggagtctaacaacaccaggttaaagtccaacaggtttattgggtggcgtttgctaccaaataaacctgttggactttaacctggtgttgtgagacttcttactgtgtttaccccagtccaacgccggcatctccacatcatgctaggTTTTTGACAGTgttgcaaaattggcttctgcagcctgctttcttcaATTTAAAAATCCAAGCACAAAAACATATGCTTTTTAAAGAGGCAATGCGATATGACCTCTTtttctggtttcagcatttttttttcaatatttacatttgtcaaacaccacatttttatccTTGCAAATGCAACTTCGTAACACTCTGAAACTCAGAAGATTGTTTGGTTCAAGGTCTATTCCAGGGACTTGAGAAATCTATGCTGACGGGCCAGTACacactgagggagtcctgcactgtcggaattgcTGTCTTTTGATAAGTTGTTGACTTAGTCTTTGggatgaatgtaaaagatcctttGGCACTATTTCAGAGAGGAGCAGGGCCGTTATCCCCGGCGTCCTGATGATTTATCCCTCAATCTCCAACGCTAAAGCAGATAATCACGTTGTTTATGGggccttgctgtgcacaactgGCTGTCCCAGTTTCTGCAGTACAGCAGTGTTTACAAACTTAAAAGTGCTTTGGGTTGTCCTGAGTTCATGAAAGGTCTAAATAACCTAAAATTAAATTTCCGCATAAGAGAGAATGCAGTGATCCCAGCGATAGCTTGTGTCGTGCAGCACGTGACTTAGCAGCAGCTGGCAGTGAAatatgttctttgttcattgacaCTGCAGCTCAATTTTCATCCAAACATTCTATACACACAGTGAATAGAGTAATTTCAAGTTGTTGAGGCAGCCTTTGGTAATAATGGCTTTAAAACATCTATTTCACTTGTTATTGAAGATTAAAGCTCCCTATGTTCGTCCAAGATTATTATTAAAGCAGACACATCCGTTATTGGGGAGGCGATTTCCCCAGTGGTGTAATCACTAGACTAttcacccagaaactcagctaatgttttggggacccgggtttgaatcccgccacggcagatggtggaaatcgaatacaataaaaaaaatctggaattaagaatctactgatgaaatcattgttggaaaaaacccatctggttcactcatgtcctttagggaaggaaatctgctgtcctcacctggtctggcctacatgtgacttcagagtcacagcaatgtggttgactctcaactgtcctcgggcaactaggaatgggcaataaatgctggcccagccagcgatgcccatgtcccatgaatgaattattcCTGCTTTAGGGTCGCCTGCGTACACTCGCTGGTCCTAATGTCCTCGGGAATATAAACCTGGAGAATCTTGTACATAGTGATGGGGAAGAGGGGTTGAGCTACAGCACTGAAATGTGGGGATTCTCTGCTGGGTGAGGATACTTTCTGCTCCATATTCAGGCAGGGTCAATTTTTGCCTGTGGAATGTAAAggtgaaaagaaaattggaatggGAGAGATGAAGGATAAATGGAGTCAGTATTGGTGAAAGGGTTGCTGATAAGAGAGACGGGTTGCTGAAGTTTTCCGCccgtactcatcaggacaaatgcaagaatatcaaatttcaaatgattgcaacaatttgtactgcaggagaacggggtgctgattggctggcaagtcgACTCAAATTGGCTGAGGCCATGCCGTGGAGAGagcaacagggaactataggaTCCTCAACCTGAACATCCCTTTAacttcagggcggcacagtggttagtactgctgcctcacaacaccagagtttgattcctggcttgggtcactgtttgagcggtgtctgcacattctccccgtgtctgcatgggtttcctccaggtgctctggtttcctcccacagtccgaaagacgtgctggttagctgcattggccatgccaaattctccctcagtgtacccgaacaggcgccagagtgtggcaacggcgggattttcacagtaacttcattgcagtgttaatgtaagcctacttgtgactaataaattttaacTAAACACACTGCCCTCCGTACATTGGACTGTTCTTGCTTTCTAGAATGGGGAAATGGAGAGTGAGTGATTTTGTGCCAAAATCTTTCACCCTACCATTGGCTTCTAGGCCTTCAAACTCTCGGATTCTCTTCCTGAACTGCTCCTTCCAGCAAAACAtgacctttttgaccaagctttggatCATCTGTCCTAATGTCTGTTTTTTGTCTGACCGTGCTCCTGTGAGGTACTTTggagcaatttactgtgtcctgTATAaaaagcaagtgctgcttgaggcGGTCCCGTCAGACACCGAGACAAATCAATCAGGGacctctttttattcattcacggaacGTGGGCGCCGGTGACAAGGCAGCATTTAATATCCATCCCACCGTATCCTGGAGAAGGTGATGATAAGTCACTGCCATCAACCGCTGCAATCCGTGTGGTGTGTGTACATTCACACTTTAGGGCATTCCGGGATTTTTGATCCAATGactatgtatttccaagtcaggatggtggaagATTTAAGAGGGAAACTTGGTGATGCATTTCCCAAGGTACGTATTCCCTTTTGAAGAAGCCTTTGCCAGTTGTTGCATTGTATCTGCTggatggtatcatagaatcctacagtgcaggaggccattcggcccatcaagtctgtaccaactgcaatccctcccaggccctattcccataactctccACGCAATTACCCTAGCTAACACCACcctacctgacactaaggggcaatttagcctggccaatccacctaacctgcacatctttggagtgtgggaggaaaccggagcacccggaggaaacccacgcagacacggggagaaagcgcaaactccacacagacagtcacccaagccaggaatcgaactctggtccctggcgctgtgaggcagcagtgctaactgcagaGTGGGGggccacactgctgcctctcagcgtcagggactggggttcgattccaaccttgggtgactgtctgtgtggagtttgcacattctccccgtgtctgcgtgggattcctccagatgctctggtttcttcccacagtccaaagatgtgcaggttaggtggattagccatgctaaattgtcccttcgatgTGTAGCTGAGGGGGGGATTTGTGgaataaatatgtgcggttacaggggtagggcctgggtaagatgctctctcgaagagttgatgcagacttgatgggctgaatggcctccttctgcactgtagggattctattcaatgaaaATGTCACTGTTATACTTTAGGATCAGAGAGAGGTTGGTGAAGAGTTCCTGCCCCTCGAGTTGACCCTGTTTTCCTGTTATTGACTATAAACTGCGCTCCACAGCTGGAGAACCTAGGTTTTACTGCTCTGTAGTTGGGACTTTCTGCGGCTCTCTGCTTTTTGGCTGCACCAGCTGCATGTCCAGGTGTTTAGCCCCTGACACAGGGCAGCATTGTCACAAGCCCAATGTTCGAGACTGGCTTGATGCTGTTTTCCAGGCCTACAAACATTAGTTTTCACAAATGTATACCACAAATGTCCTAAGCTGTCTAAGGACAGCTTAGAGAAGGAAAGACATCTTGCtgtcctctggcttttgctctctTGCCCATTGGAAGCTGATTTAGAAAAACCATTTGTGCAGAGATACCATGTCTCATGTTCTGAATTCACAGTTGATGGACAGGAATAGCAGAAGCAAAGGACAGTATAAATGTGTCTCACTTTGCCATTGCACTCCCGAGACCACACACACTGAGAGGTGTAGATCTTCCTACCTACTCCTGTTAATTTCTGCATTTTTTTCCCCCCTAATGCAGGTGGAAGATGATGTGGGCAGTGAAATGAAAATCCTACGAGGGCACTGTGGGCCTGTATACGGTACCAAATTCCTCTCCGATAATTCGGGACTCCTGTCATGTTCGGAGGACACAACAGTCCGTTACTGGGACCTGTGCAGTTTCAAGAACACTGGTTTGTATCAAGGTCATGCTTATCCAGTCTGGGACATCGACATTAGTCCCTTGAGCCTGTACTTTGTGAGCGGATCACACGATCGGACAGCAAGACTTTGGGCACTTGACAGGACATACCCGCTGCGCATTTATGCAGGCCACTTGGCAGATGTGGACTGCGTCAAATTCCACCCAAACTCTAATTACATAGCCACAGGCTCAATAGATAAAACTGTGCGACTCTGGAGCACACAGCAAGGGAATACTGTCCGTCTCTTCACAGGGCATCGCGGACCTGTGTTGGCATTGGCTTTCTCTCCGAATGGGAAGTACTTGGCTTCAGCGGGTGAAGATCAGCGACTGAAGCtatgggaccttgcatcgggtacTTTGTTCAAAGAATTGAGAGGGCATTCTGACAATATAACGAATCTTGCGTTCAGCCCGGATAGCAGTTTGATAGTTTCTGCATCTGTTGATAATTCCGTTCGCGTCTGGGATATTCGTAACACTTACTCTAACTCGTTGGTAGATGGATCTTCCAGTGAACTGGTGGGCGTCTATATGGGACAGACCAGCAACCTTTTGAGTGTGCAGTTCATGGCCTGTAATCTGGTGTTGGTTACTGGGGTTGCACAAGAGAAAAAAGAACAATAAGCATAAAAGAACAATTCCTGCTATTTAATTCGAAGCTCCTCGCAAAGTAAGCCATCAATAGGCCCCGGGCGTATCATGAATGTACCTTACTGGCTTGCTTTGGGGAGACACATCGTGAGTGTACCTTAACAGGCTGGCTTTGAATATATCGCGTTGCAGCCAAACACACACCACCTGTTGCACAATCTTCCCAATATATAGACAGGAAAGAGTGATTCCAtgatgcacactggcaccggtATTGGTGGTTCCCATGCCAACCCTGTGCCGGGTGTCTGCGTCACTCAGTTTGCAGCCCTCTGCCAATCCACTGGGCACAGGAGTTCCGGCTGCCCCACAGTTTGAGGTTAAGATGTATGCTGGCATCACTGTATTGCTATGACATTCGGAACGTGAATTGGACATAGTCTCCTAATTGACTGCCAATTGTCCATCTGTCTGATGAATTACGCCACTCGTACACAATCAGCCAGAAGGTGACTGGAGCGTTCCTGCTGGAATTTATTTCGTTTGGTCTTGTGTTCAGAACAAAACAAAATCCCGGTTGAAATTTGAGCCCCTTCGTTACACTAGCCCAGATCTTCAATTCTGCGATTTTATTTCTCTGGAAAATACCCTTGCAAGGCAGATGTTGGTTGTGTTTAATCTGTGAAGTGGTGTATTTGAAACGATGAAAGGTGTTTGAGATTTTACACAAGGCTGTGGGCCTTTGGAAAACAAAATGAACCTTCAGCTTTGTCCCCAGAAAAGCATTCAGTATCCATTTTTGTTAAACTGCGTATTAAACTCTGTTTTGCACAGTGAGGCATGAGTTCAGTTGCTGCTTTCCAAATACAGTCCGTAGTTTCTGAATACAATGTCAGTTGCTGGTTATGATCTTTTACCAGTGATAGAGATGCTGTTGTGTTTGGAAGAAATCTCTCAGTTTAATTGTAACATCGAGACAAAGATATATATTTGCTTCCCTCTCCTATAGTTTTGACATGGGGAAAGAACTCGAGTAGAATCTTTTAATAAAGCAAAGTTAGAGGGTGGGAAATAATTAGGCATGATATACAAatgtgaggtggcacagtggttggcactgctgcctcacaacgccagggacctggattcaattctggcctcaggaatctgtgtggaatttgcagattctccccgtgtctgcgtgggtttcctctgggtgctcacccggtttcctcccacagtccaaagatgtgcgggttaggtggattggccatgctaaattgaccctagtgtcaggggcaatagcaggggtaaatatgtggggttacgggaatagggcccgggtgggattgtggtcagtgcagactcgatgggccgaatggcctccttctgcactgtagagattctatgattgagtacatacagtccaggtcttgctgcatcttgTCAAGGACTACCTCTGTCTGAGAAGCTGAAAGATATTCAACGAATCCCCAActtttaatgaagcagctgaaaatgtctGGGCCAATGACACTGCCCTAATCAACTCCTGCAACGAGGGTGAgattattgacctccaacaaccaccttcctttccgCCAGGTATTATTCCAATCAGTGGAGAGATTCTATATAATTCAGTCTCTCCTCCTCCCGCTGCCCacctttctcctctctctctcttctctctcctcctcctcctctccccccccccccttactattTCATTCCCGTTATAAATTCCCGAGTCgataattaatttttttttatttgtggggcatggacgttgctgactggcctgcagttattgcaacaccaggttaaagtccaacaggcttattagGCAGCACAAGCTCTCGGAGcctcgctccttcctcaggtgagtgaggagttgtgtgagTTCAGGTcagcacaactcctcactcacctgagggaGGAGCGAGATTCAgagagcttgtgctgccaaataaatctgttggacttcaacctggcgtTGAGAGATTTCTtacggtgcccaccccagtccaacgccggcatctccacatcacagcatttattgcccatccctagttgcccttggagggcagttgagagtcaaccacactgctgtggctctggagtcgtatGTAGgcaggaccaggtaaggatggtagatttccttccctaaaggacttttgtgaaccagatgggtttttccaacaatcgactcatggtcatcaatagattcataattccagatttttttttgttgaattcaaattccaccatctgctgtggcgggattggaacctgggtccccagaacattagttgagtttctggattaatagtctagcgataataccactgagccacagcctCCCCACAAAGGCGAAATCCAGGTAGGGTGGGATTGCAACCTGCTGCTTGTGGTGGTGCTGCAGTGCTGCCACTTAGAGGTTGGTGCTAATCACAACCGTGTAAGTTTATTGGGGAGATGTTagtgtggtggtaatgtcactgggctagtaatccagacacctaGCCACTCCGTTGAGGATTAGCACCTAATGCTGGCCTTGTCCGTGATggacacatcccatgaaagaatttttattttaataaagCTTGCATTATATTAAGAACATTGGGTTTTAGGATGGGTAAAGTTGGAAGTTTTATTTATATACTAAAGGTCTCAGAATCGTGTCATGGAAGTAATGTTGCTGTGCAGTCTCTTAAATAGTTTAACAAACTCACCACTGAGTGGTCTTAACTTCTCATGAATGGGTAGTGTATGTATTACATTGCATATTCCAGCATTAATATTGCAGACCATGGTTTAATTCAAACACATTTCATTTAAATTATTAATTTACACAAAACAAAACTTAAGTTCTGTTTTAATTAAGTTGCTGACAGTTTTTTTGTGGAAAAAAAGACCTTTTTTTTGAGCAATCCCATGGAGTGGAATTAACCTGTTCGCACTGCATCTGCTGTTGGGGTTGAAAGGACCCATTTCCAGCAGG from Mustelus asterias unplaced genomic scaffold, sMusAst1.hap1.1 HAP1_SCAFFOLD_1658, whole genome shotgun sequence encodes:
- the taf5l gene encoding TAF5-like RNA polymerase II p300/CBP-associated factor-associated factor 65 kDa subunit 5L isoform X2 is translated as MVHSGLKSAADSFYSRFHGMFLQNTDQKDIMEQLRTTLNSQDIYTNSKLRSLIENKYVLSLTEESYNYLLRYLQSDNNSALCKVLASRVQLDVQCSPQTGYQLYNVGTLSRSEGVGMEPSELPSTVLQNEAALDMLQDTIKRVKDGPPSLTTICFYAFYNTEKLLNTAEISPDNKLLSAGFDNSCIKLWSLRSKKLKFGPQQVDVSRVNLACDILDDEVEDDVGSEMKILRGHCGPVYGTKFLSDNSGLLSCSEDTTVRYWDLCSFKNTGLYQGHAYPVWDIDISPLSLYFVSGSHDRTARLWALDRTYPLRIYAGHLADVDCVKFHPNSNYIATGSIDKTVRLWSTQQGNTVRLFTGHRGPVLALAFSPNGKYLASAGEDQRLKLWDLASGTLFKELRGHSDNITNLAFSPDSSLIVSASVDNSVRVWDIRNTYSNSLVDGSSSELVGVYMGQTSNLLSVQFMACNLVLVTGVAQEKKEQ